In Musa acuminata AAA Group cultivar baxijiao chromosome BXJ2-10, Cavendish_Baxijiao_AAA, whole genome shotgun sequence, a genomic segment contains:
- the LOC135625487 gene encoding NAC domain-containing protein 68-like, whose translation MARKRDAEAELNLPPGFRFHPSDEELVVHYLCRKITCQRLPVPIIAEIDLYKYNPWELPDKALFGQKEWYFFTPRDRKYPNGSRPNRSAGKGYWKATGADKPISTKGSKTTLAIKKALVFYSGKAPRGVKTDWIMHEYRVADTDRRANKGSLRLDDWVLCRLYNKKNTWEKKQQQRATSFGEPIDSSDEAWSAADSFRTPDSEIENDFVLPHFNDLGSPSQASAGVQAWSARQTIGLQMVEKGPKEDNEWFMDLNLDELQSTYMSLGSTPAMDATNQDYFFQSLVPPMPRPNQTSMLPF comes from the exons ATGGCGAGGAAGAGAGACGCGGAGGCCGAGCTCAACCTGCCGCCGGGATTCAGGTTCCACCCATCCGACGAAGAGCTCGTCGTGCACTACCTGTGCCGGAAGATAACCTGCCAACGCCTGCCCGTCCCTATCATCGCCGAGATTGATCTATACAAGTACAATCCTTGGGAATTACCAG ATAAGGCATTATTTGGACAGAAAGAATGGTACTTCTTCACACCTCGGGACCGGAAGTACCCGAACGGCTCGAGGCCGAACCGGTCTGCCGGGAAGGGATACTGGAAGGCGACCGGTGCTGATAAGCCGATCTCGACCAAGGGGAGCAAGACAACTCTTGCAATCAAGAAAGCCTTGGTCTTTTACTCCGGGAAAGCACCGAGAGGAGTGAAGACCGATTGGATTATGCATGAATACAGAGTGGCCGATACGGACCGCCGTGCCAACAAGGGAAGCCTGAGG TTGGATGACTGGGTTCTTTGCCGGCTGTACAACAAGAAGAATACCTGGGAGAAGAAGCAGCAACAAAGGGCGACGTCCTTTGGAGAGCCCATCGATTCATCGGACGAGGCATGGTCAGCAGCAGACAGCTTCAGAACACCAGATTCTgaaattgaaaatgattttgtgttgccgcATTTCAATGATCTAGGCAGCCCATCACAAGCTTCTGCTGGAGTGCAAGCATGGAGCGCCAGGCAAACAATTGGCCTCCAGATGGTGGAAAAAGGTCCGAAAGAAGATAATGAATGGTTCATGGACTTGAATCTGGATGAGTTGCAGAGCACTTACATGAGCTTGGGATCAACACCTGCCATGGATGCAACAAACCAAGATTATTTCTTCCAATCCTTAGTACCGCCCATGCCGAGGCCAAATCAGACCAGCATGCTACCTTTCTGA